Genomic DNA from Vibrio tubiashii ATCC 19109:
CGCTATGATTCCTGCTTCGATGCTAGCGGGGATAGAAGAGATGACAAATAAAGCTTATCCTCATCTGCAATTCAATTGGTTGCATCGTAATCGTTCAGAAGCGATGAAGGATTTGGTTTCTGGAGAAGCACACATTGCGTTAATGCCTGTCAAAAACTATATCCATCCAGAAAAGGAAGTGAATTACATCAACCTAGGCCGCATCCCATTGTATGTCTACACTAACCCTAACCACCCATTGACCAAACTTGATTCCGTTAAAGTCTCCGATCTACAACAATATAAGCAGTATATTAACGAAAATCACTATGAAGCGTCGCTTAAAGGGATGGTGGTATCACCTGCCTATCACTTGGTAAGTAATAACGAGATAATCGCAAGCTTTTTGAAAAATCATGGCTGGGCAATTCTATCAGAAGCATTTGCAAAACGTTATTGTGATAATGATGAACTAGTAAAACTCAAGCAATTCGATATCGTAAACGGGTTTGGCTTTAATGCGTGCATATTCTATTCGTCATCAATGGAATTTGATTCAACAATTTCAGGTGTAATGGCTATCATCTCTCAATATGCTAAAAAGTACCTAGATTAACCGCACTTGGGAGATTCATTATTTCCCCTCTCTACTCGCCTTAGGCCAAATATCCATTACAATGCGTTCCTTCAGTCATTTGATGGGGAAAGCCCTGTATATGTGACTGAATGTGGTGAAAGTAACCTTGTTATCATTCTTTTAGGGAAAAAAACATAAGGATGAAAGAATTAGCAATGGTGAAAACATATGAAAAAATACACATTAGGTGCCACGTTATTATCAATAATGACCTTTCCTAGTTTCGCAGACGAAGCAATTGACCCCTCTGATCTAACGAATGTATACACTCAAGCTGCGATATTTGTAAGCTCTGACGCGGACATTCGCTTAACGACAATGTTCACAGGCGCGTGGAATGAATCAATAAGCTATGCAGGCTTTGTGGAAGGGAATTTTGGAAATACAGATGCCGATAAAGGCAATCAATTTGGAACCGACTATCTAGGAGGACGTGCACAATATTTTCAGGTTCATGAATTTAATAATACCATTATGCCAAAAGTGGGATTCTCGACAGATTTAATCCACTTAAAGCATTCTGGACTTGATGATACAGGCTTGCTTTCTGTTGGTGCCATTGGCTTGATCAACCCTGCATATACCCCAGGAATGATGGTATTTCCGAATGCAGCATATACAACAGGTGAAGTTTTTGGAGAGTCAGCAGATGGTTACATGTTGAATTTATTCGGTACCGTACCAGTTGGTAACAGCGGAGCTTTTATTCAATTTTGGCCTGAGTATTTTAGCGTGAGTGGTGATGAGGTTGAAATGACGTCTAAATCATTTAACTTCCTGCTTAATGCGCCAACTAGCACGGATAGAAGGCAGTGGTTTATTTCTAAGTTGCAGTATAATACCACCGACGTCACATTACCTGGTGGTCATCAACTGGAAGGTGACCCTGAACTAAAAGCTGAAGTCGGTATAAAATGGTACTTCTAGACATTATGCGAGGCGGCTGAGAGCAAAATCTTTCGCACATTCCTTCGCAATTTCAATGATACGGCGTCTTGTTCTATCCATTTCAGAGTTTAACGGGTAGAACAAGACCAACTCCTGCCTCAAGTCGCCTAACGCTTCATTAATTTCGATTTTTCTTAGCTTGCCAGACTCTACATAAGGCTGCGCGTTAGCGATGCTCAATAGTGTCCAACCCTTTTTCTGTATTTTGTGCAACAACATATCGTTGTTTGATATCAGGTGCTTCCGGTTGCTGATATTAGCGTATCTCATTTCATTCAAAACCGAGTTTTCGGTCAATATAAAGTCTTCAGTCGTAAGCTCATTCAAGTCAATTACATGATTGGATATGGATGAGTTTGTAGATGTGTAAAGTCCATAACGATAGGTACCTAAGTTGATTAGACCGACTTTAGTGTTGGGAAATATTTTTCCAACGGTTGGCATAATTGCAAAAGTTGCATCGCCAGACTCTATCTCGTCTAAGCTCGTTTTTCGGTCTCTTTGTAACCAGTTAACGGAAATATCTGGGAATTCATCTCCAATAGCGTCATCAATATCAGACAGTAAACATAAAGGCACAAGATCGTCATGGTGTAACGTAACTGTGGTGATTTGAGTTGAAAATGTGGATAGCGCTACATTGTAAAACTCTTTAGATTGTCGAGTTAAGTTCTCAGCTCTAGGGAACAAATGGTGTGCTTGCTCTGTAGGTACTAATGATTTTCCTTCAGTTTCAAACAGTTCGAAGCCCAAAATATCTTCTAATGCCTTCACTCTTTCGCGAACCGTTGCACGCGTTTTATTTGTTGCTCTTGCGGCTTTGCTGTAGCTATTCAATTCATAAACGGTCTTAAAACATGAAAGTTGTTCTAACGTAATCATCACTGTTCACTATGTTTATGGATGGAAATTCCATCCATTATGGATTCGTACGTATCATATTTCAAACGTAAAATTGGCCCTAAAGTAAGTTAGATCAACTAGGAACCAAAATATGAAACTGAAATCGATAGCTGCTTTAATCTCATTAACCTCGTTTTCGGCAATTGCTAGTGACAATGCCAATGCTATGTACTCACCTATGACAGAAGCGCATGAGCAAGTGACATTGAGTAATTGGATGCATTCAGATTACAACCATTGGGCTTTTCAAAACATGGGAATTCACCCTACATTAATAGTGCCACGAGATGGCAACATATCAGTGATACCGTCAGCACTAGACGGTTCAATTGCTGACCTAAAGTTCTCTTCGGGAAACCAAACATATACTGTTGATGAGGCGATGATAAATGACCGCACAGATGGGTATATTGTCATAAAAGATGGGCATATTGTGCATGAAGACTATTTTGGTACATTTGGACCAAAAGATCATCACATGTGGGCATCCAGCTCTAAGTCATTAATGGGCCAGGCCATTGGTATTTTGGTTGAGCAAGGTAAAATAGATCCGAATAAGAATGTTGATGAATACTTAGAGGAATTAAAGGGCAGTCATTTTGGAAACCAAACGGTACGTACGGTTCTGAACATGACATCAGCATTGGACTACAGTGAAGACTACGCAAATATCACTCCTGGTACGATGCATTTTGAGTATTTTCGCCGTCTAGGTTTAGTGCCTGCTTATGACTTAATGGCTATCGATCCAACACAAGATGATACACCGAGAGGCGTTTTAGAGTTTGCTCCTCACTTTACCCAAAATCCGGAACTGGCTGTTAACTATAAATATGAATACCACTCTCCAAATGTCGATGTTATCGGTTGGCTAATAGCTAGAGTTTCTGGGCAACCACTTCAAGATTTCATCGCTGAAAACATATGGTCTAAGTTGGGTGTTGAACACGATGCAACGTTTATGGCTGATATGACATTCACTCCGATTGCAACTGGTGGTATCTCCACCACCTTGAGAGACTTTGCTAGAGTTGGAATGGCAATTGCTAATGATGGTTTTTATAACGACCACCAGATATTTTCAAAAGCTTGGATTGAAGACACCTTCAATCTAACTGACGACGAAAAAGCGCATATGGATCGTAGTGTTTATAAAGAGAAAGGTTCTGGCGTATACGATGAGTGGTTAGAAGGTTATAAGAATTACCTTTGGGTACATGACAGCAAAAAGGGAATTGCGACTTTTAGAGGGGTTTACGGACAACACCTTTATATAAACCAAGACCAAAATCTCGTGATTGCTACGTTTTCGTCAGCTGAATCCGCCTCAAACGCTGCGAGGCAGACTAACCAGCCAAGGCTAGCTGCTTTTGAAGCGATCGCGAACCATTATGCGAAGTGATACCACGGGCTATATAACTCAGTTAACAACAGG
This window encodes:
- a CDS encoding LysR family transcriptional regulator, whose amino-acid sequence is MFTKDQIISFCAVFDNGSFSAGARALKRDRTTIREHVIILEDNIGTALFTIEGRSAIPTAMAQKLYSRARAIVRQIEEFESAALGTFDKDILTVNIYHDAMIPASMLAGIEEMTNKAYPHLQFNWLHRNRSEAMKDLVSGEAHIALMPVKNYIHPEKEVNYINLGRIPLYVYTNPNHPLTKLDSVKVSDLQQYKQYINENHYEASLKGMVVSPAYHLVSNNEIIASFLKNHGWAILSEAFAKRYCDNDELVKLKQFDIVNGFGFNACIFYSSSMEFDSTISGVMAIISQYAKKYLD
- a CDS encoding LysR family transcriptional regulator — protein: MITLEQLSCFKTVYELNSYSKAARATNKTRATVRERVKALEDILGFELFETEGKSLVPTEQAHHLFPRAENLTRQSKEFYNVALSTFSTQITTVTLHHDDLVPLCLLSDIDDAIGDEFPDISVNWLQRDRKTSLDEIESGDATFAIMPTVGKIFPNTKVGLINLGTYRYGLYTSTNSSISNHVIDLNELTTEDFILTENSVLNEMRYANISNRKHLISNNDMLLHKIQKKGWTLLSIANAQPYVESGKLRKIEINEALGDLRQELVLFYPLNSEMDRTRRRIIEIAKECAKDFALSRLA
- a CDS encoding serine hydrolase domain-containing protein yields the protein MKLKSIAALISLTSFSAIASDNANAMYSPMTEAHEQVTLSNWMHSDYNHWAFQNMGIHPTLIVPRDGNISVIPSALDGSIADLKFSSGNQTYTVDEAMINDRTDGYIVIKDGHIVHEDYFGTFGPKDHHMWASSSKSLMGQAIGILVEQGKIDPNKNVDEYLEELKGSHFGNQTVRTVLNMTSALDYSEDYANITPGTMHFEYFRRLGLVPAYDLMAIDPTQDDTPRGVLEFAPHFTQNPELAVNYKYEYHSPNVDVIGWLIARVSGQPLQDFIAENIWSKLGVEHDATFMADMTFTPIATGGISTTLRDFARVGMAIANDGFYNDHQIFSKAWIEDTFNLTDDEKAHMDRSVYKEKGSGVYDEWLEGYKNYLWVHDSKKGIATFRGVYGQHLYINQDQNLVIATFSSAESASNAARQTNQPRLAAFEAIANHYAK